The Halorhodospira halophila genomic sequence CGCCGTTGCCGAGGACATGGGCTTTAGCCCGGGGGATCTCGGCCTCAGCCCCGCCGCGATGGAGGGCGACGTGGGCGATGTCGGCGGCGACGACGGTGGTCTGTTCGACGGCTTCGGCGGGTTCTTCGACATCTGACCCACCCCCCGGCGGGCGGCTGCCCGCCGGGGTGGCGCCGGCAGCGGGCTCAGACCCGCCAGAGGTCCATGAACTCGTGGACCGGCATCTGCTCCAGCCGCTGCTGCTCGCCGAGCGCAGCCTCAATCGCGCCAGCTTGCCGCGGCGCGAAGCGGGACGATACGGCGTTGCGGAACTTCTCCTCAAGCACCGGGATGCCCTCATCGCGACGACGGCGGTGGCCGATGGGGTATTCCACGGCGATGCGCTCGGTCTTCGAGCCGTCCTTGAACACAACCTGCACCGCGTTGCCGATCGAGCGCTTGTCGGGGTCCATGTAATCCCTCGAGAACGCCTCGTTCTCGGTGACCTCCATCCGCTCGCGCAGGGCGTCGAGCCGCGAATCGGCGGCCACGGCGTCCTCGTAGTCGGCGGCGGTGAGGCGGCCGAAGATCAGCGGGACCGCAACCATGTACTGCAGGCAGTGGTCGCGGTCGGCGGGGTTGTTCAGCGGCCCAGTCTTGTCGATGATCCGCACCCCAGCCTCCTGGGTCTCGATGATGACCCGGTCGACCTCGTCAAGTCGCGGCGCCACCTGGGCATGGAGCTGCAGGGCAGCCTCGACAGCGGTCTGGGCGTGGAACTCGGCCGGGAACGAGATCTTGAACAGCACGTGCTCCATAACGTAGCTGGCGTAGGCCTGGGAGCGACGGATCGGCTCGCCGCGGAAGAGCACGTCCTGGAAGCCCCACCCCTGGGCGGAGAGGGCGGAGGGGTAGCCCATCTCGCCGGTGAGGCTCATCAGCGCCAGCCGCACGCCGCGCGCCGAGGCGTCACCGGCGGCCCAGCTCTTGCGCGAGCCGGTATTCGGCGCGTGGCGATAGGTGCGCAGCGCCCCGCCGTCGATCCAGGCGTTGGAGACGGCGTTGATGACATCCTCGCGGCTGCCGCCGAGCAGCCGGGTGGTCACGGCCGTGGTGGCCAGCCGTACCAGCAGGACGTGGTCGAGGCCGACGCGGTTGAAGCTGTTCTCCAGCGCCAGCACGCCCTGGATCTCATGGGCCTTGATGGCGGCGGTGAGCACCTCGCGCATGGTCAGCGGCGTCTCGCTCCGGGCGAGCCGCCGGCGGCTCTCGTAGTCGGCGGCGGCGAGGATGCCGCCGAGGTTGTCCGAGGGGTGGCCCCACTCGGCAGCCAGCCAGGTGTCGTTGAAGTCCAGCCAACGGATCAGGGCGCCGATGTTGAACGCGCCCTGCACCGGGTCGAGGCGATAGGCGGTGCCCGGCACCACCACCCCGTCGCGCATCTCGGCGCCGGGGACGATCGGTCCGAGCAGCTTGGTGCAGGCCGGGTAGTCGAGCGCCATCATGGCGCAGGCGAGGCTGTCCATCAGGCAGTGCCGGGCAGTCTGATACGCCTCGGCGGAGTCGATGTCGGTGGCGCTGACGTAGTCGGCGATGGCCACCAGCTCGGCATCGGGATCGGGGCGCTGGGCGCTGCGGATGTCTCCGGACATGGGAAGCTTCCTCAAGAACCAGTTGCAGGTTGATCGTGGCACCGCCGCCGGGCGCGATGGCGTTGCGGCGGCGGTGTTGGCTGGCGGGCGAACCGCGTCAGCGCTGGTCGATCGGCGGCACCGTGCGCAGATGGTGACCGGTGTAATCGGCGCTGGGGCGGATGATGCGGTTCTTGGCCCGCTGCTCCATGACGTGGGCCGCCCAGCCGCTGTGCCGGGACATCACGAAGATCGGCGTAAACAGCTTGGTGGGGATGCCCATGAAGCGGTAGGCCGAGGCGTGGTAGAAGTCGGCATTCGCGAACAGCCCCTTCTCGTCCCACATCAACTGCTCCACGGCCTCGGAGACCGGGAACAGGGTCTCGTCACCGACCTCCGCGGCGAGCTCGCGGGACCACTCCTTGATCACGGCGTTGCGCGGGTCGACCTCGGTGTAGACCGCATGGCCGAAGCCCATGACTTTCTCCTTGCGCTCGAGCATTCCGGCCAGCTCGCGTCGCGCCTCCTCCGGGCTAGACCACTGCTCGAGCATCTCCATGGCAGCCTCGTTGGCGCCACCGTGGAGCGGGCCGCGCAGGGTCCCGATTGCCCCCGTGATGGCCGAGTGCATGTCCGACAGCGTCGAGGCGCAGACCCGGGCAGCGAAGGTGGAGGCGTTGAACTCGTGCTCCGCATAGAGGATCAGCGAGACGTGCATGACGTTCTTGTGCAGCGCGTTGGGCCGCTCACCGCGGAGCAGGTAGAGGAAGTGGGCGCCGATGGAGTCCTCGTCGCTGTCGGTATCGATGCGCACACCTTCGTGGCTGTATCGGTACCAGTAGGTGATGATCGACGGGAAGACCGCCAGCAGACGGTCCGCCACCTCGGCCTGCTGCGAGAAATCGGTCTCGGTCTCCAGGGTGCCGAGCATGGAACAGCCAGTGCGCATCACATCCATGGGGTGGGCATCCCGCGGGATCTGCTCAAGGACCGCCTTGACCGCCGGCGGCAGCTCGCGCATGCCGGAGAGGCGGCGCTTGTACGCCTCGAGCTGGGCGCGGTCGGGGAGTTCGCCGTAGAGCAGCAGGTAGGCCACCTCCTCGAACTCGCACTGTGCCGCCAGGTCACGGACGTCGTAGCCGCGGTAGGTCAGGCCCGTCCCCTCCTGGCCGACCGTGCACAGCGCCGTCTCCCCGGCGGATTGGCCACGCAGCCCGGCACCGGTCTTCTTTCCCGTCATCGCTTCTCTCCTCCTGTTCGTACGTCGCGCCCGAAGAGCTCATCGAGCTTGCGCTCATAGTCGTGGTAGCCGAGCACCTCGTAGAGCTCTTCGCGCGTCTGCATGCGATCGAGCATGCCCTCCTGGGTTCCCTCGGCACGAATGGCGCCGTAGACCTCCTCGGCGGCCCGGCTCATGGCCCGGAAGGCCGAAAGCGGATAGAGGACGAGCCCCGCCCCCGCCTCGCGCAGCTGCGCCACCGTGAAGTACGGCGTCTTGCCGAACTCGGTGATGTTGGCCAGCACCGGCACCGAGAGCCGGTCGGTGAAGGTGCGGATGTCCTCAAGGCTGTGCATGGCCTCGGCGAAGACCATGTCGGCACCAGCCTCCACGTACGCCTCGGCGCGCTCCAGGGCGGCCTCCAGACCCTCCGAGGCGCGGGCGTCGGTGCGCGCCATGACCACCAGCTCCGGATCGGGCCGCGCGTCCACCGCCGCTCGGACCCGATCGACCATCTCGGCGGTGGAGACCAGCTCCTTGCCCGGGCGGTGACCGCAGCGCTTGGCCTGGACCTGGTCCTCGATGTGCACCGCGGCCGCCCCGGCGCGCGTCAGCTCGCGGATAGTCCGCGCGACGCTGAAGGCACCGCCAAAGCCGGTGTCGATATCCACCAGCACCGGCGCGCGGGTCACGTCGGTGATGCGCCGGACGTCCTCGACCACATCGGCCAGCTGGGTGATCCCCAGATCCGGCAGGCCGTACGAGGCATTGGCCACCCCGGCGCCGGAGACGTACAGCGCCTGGAACCCGGCCCGCTCGGCGAGCAGCGCCGAATAGGCGTTGATGGCGCCGACCACCTGCAGCGGTTGTTCCTGCGTAACGGCGTCGCGGAAGCGGCGTCCCGCGGATGACTGATCGGTCATGTTTTCGTTCGCTCCGTGTCGTGATCGGGTGGGCGGGCCGGACGGGTCAGGCGACGGCGTCGCCGCCCACGCGGACCAGGGTGCGGCCGGTCACCTGCCGGGCGAGCATCGCCTCGGCGGCATCGCGCAGCCCGTCGAGTTCCACCTCGCGGGTAACGAAGCCTTCCGGGTCCTGCGGACGCAGGTCTTCGCCGAGCCGCCGCCAGCTCTCCAGGCGCAGGGGGCGCGGGCAGTTGGCGGAACTGACGCCGAGCATGCTCACGCCGCGCAGGATCCACGGCATGACGGTGGTCTCGAGCTTCACGCCCCCGGCCAGACCGATGGAGGCGACGTTGCCGTACTCCTCGACCTGGGGCAGCAGCCCGGCGAGCAGGGGACCGCCAACGTTGTCGACCACGCCGGCGAAGCGGGCGCGATCCAGCGGCCGCTCGCTGAGCCCGATCGCCTCCGGGCTCACCACCTCGGCGGCGCCCAGCGCGTGGAGATATGACGCCGCATCCTTCTTGCCGGAAACCGCTACCACGCGGTAACCGGCGTTGCTGAACAGATCCACGGCGATGCTGCCCACGCCCCCCGAAGCCCCGGTGACGAGCACATCGCCCAGCGCCGGGGTCTGCCCGGCCGCCTCCATGCGAATCAGGGCCAGCGCCGCCGTGAATCCGGCGGTACCGAGTGCCATCGCCTGGCGGGGCGTCAGCCCTCCGGGCAGCGGCACGACCCAGTCGGCAGGGATCCGCACGTACTCGGCGAAGCCGCCGTCGTGGACCTCACCCAGACCGCAGCCGGTGATCAGCACCTGCGCCCCGACTTTCACATCGTCGCTGTCGCTCTCAACCACGACGCCGGCGGCATCGATCCCCGGGGTGATGGGGAAACGGCGCAGGATCTTGCCCTGGCCGGTCAGGGCCAGCGCATCCTTGTAGTTGACGGAGGAGTACGCCACCCGGACCAGCACATCGCCAGCGGGCAGATCGGCGGCACCGAGGGTCACGACCCCGCCCTGATCCTCCCTGCCGGATTCCGGGACCCGCCACGCCGTGAATTCCTGCATTTTTTATCACCTCTGACGGCCAGTTCAGCGAGTTTACAACAGCGCTTCACCGCCTCCCAAATCATATAACAACCAATATGTTAGGAGCTCTCATGGCGTTTTCTGCGTGTTCTCCGCGCGCTTCGTACGGGAGCAGCATTATGTTCAACAATGATCCGGCTCACGCTGCATTGCGCGCGCCCCGGGCCAAGGGCAGGTTGGACCCCACGCAAAGCTTGGTGCACCATGAGCTGCGGTCAAAAACCGACCCCGCAGCGAGGACTCACAGGCTCGACCCATGGCGCCGCGCTCCTATATCCCCCTGGCCGCGCTGGCCCTGATTGCCGGGGCAATCGCCACCGTGCTGATCATCGGCGAACAGCGCGGCGCGGACACCGACGCCAGCAACCGGGGCGAACCGGGCGACCCGGCCGAACGCCGCGGTGCACTAGTCGATGAGATCATCTTCACCGAGGAGTCCGACCCGGGCCGGCTCACCGCGCTCATCGAGCACGGCTCGCACCACCTATTCACCCAGGGTATCGATAGCGCCACCATCTTCCGCCAGGCGCAGGACTCGGAGCAGGTCGACCACTTCCTTTCCCACGGCACGGCCATCGAGCTGACCCTCAACCCGGCCGCCTTCGAGGACGAGCAGCGACTCAATCCATTCCGCGAGCCGCGCATCCGCGAGGCGCTGAATCGCCTGATCGACCGGCGCCACGTGGCCGAGGAACTCTTCGGCGGTCTTGCGGTGCCCCGCTATCTGCCGATCAACACGGCCTTCCCCGACTACGCCCGGCTGGCGGAGACCGCACGCTCGCTGGAACTCAAGTACCGCCATGACCCGGAGCGCGCCGAGGCGACCATCGCGGAAACCATGGAGGCGCTCGGCGCCGAGCGCCGGGAGGGCCGCTGGTATTACGCCGACGAGCCGGTGACCCTCACCGTGCTCATCCGCACCGAGGACAACCGTGAGCGGGTCGGGGACTACATCGCCAACCTGATGGAGGATCTCGGCTTCACCGTCGAGCGCCTCTACCGCACGGCCGAGGAGGCCTCCCGCATCTGGATGACCGGCGACCCGGCCGCCGGACGCTGGCACATCTACACCGGCGCCTGGGTCTCGACCGTGATCAACCGCGACATCGGCGACAACTTCAACTACTACTACACCCCCCGAGGCCGCCCCGACCCGCTATGGCAGGCGTATGAGCCCACCGAGGCGTTCAGCGAGGCCGCCGAGCGCCTGGAGCGCCGCGACTACACCAGCGTCGGGGAACGCCAGGAACTCATGGAGGAGGGCCTGACCCTGGCGATGGAAAACTCGGCGCGCATCTGGCTGGCGGATCAGCTCAGTGTCTGGCCCCACGCCGCCGATCTTGAGGTGGCCGGCGACCTGGCCGGCGGGCTCTCCGGGTCGCAGCTGTGGCCCTTTACCCTGCGTTTCAGCGATCGCGTGGGGGGTCGCGTGGTGGCAGCCACGCCGAGCATGCTCACCGAACCGTGGAACCACGTCGCCGGCAGCAACTGGATCTTCGACCGCATGATCCTGCGCGGGTTGACCGACTCGGCGGTGCTGCCCGACCCCTTCACCGGCCTCTACTGGCCGCAGCGACTCGACTCGGCGGAGGTCACGGTCACTGAGGACGCGCCGGTCAACCGCACCCTGGACTGGGTCTCGCTGGAAACCGCTGAGACCATCGAGATCCCCGGTGACGCCTGGATCGACTGGGACCCGGAGGAGCAGCGCATCCTGACCGTGGACGATCGCCACGAGGATGGACTGACCGCCCGCTCGCGGGTAGTCCTCCACTACGAGGACGACTACCTCGAGCGCCGCTGGCACGACGGCTCGCAGGTCTCCGTGGCCGACGTGGTGCTGCCTTGGATCCTGAGCTTCGCCCGAGCCGACGAGGACAGCCCGCTGTTCGATCCCTCCCACCTGCCGGAGTTCGAGGTCTATCAACGCAACTTCCGCGGCTGGCGGATTACCGATACCGACCCCCTGACCGTCGAGGTCTACAGCGACCAGGTCTACCCGGACGCCGAGAACCTGGTCGCCGCCCGCATCCCGGCCGCTCAGCCCTGGCACGTGGTCAACCTGGGCATCCAGGCCGAGCGCCGCGGCGAGCTCGCCTTCTCCTCGAGCAAGGCCGACCGCATGGATGTGGAGTGGCTCAACCTGGTCTCGGGGCCGAGCCTGGAGGTTCTCCGCGGCTACCTGCGCGCTGCCGCTGAGGCCGAGCAGGTGCCCTTCGAGCAGGCCCTTGGCGAATGGCTGCGTGAGGGCGAGGCCGCCGAGCGCTACCGCGCCCTCGACACCTGGCAGCAGGAACGCGGCCACTTCTGGGTGGATGATGGGCCGTTCTACCTGCACTCGGTCCGCCCGGTGGAGGGCAGCATCGTGCTGCGTCGCTACCCGGATCACCCGGATCCGGCCGACAAGTGGCTGCGCTTCACCGACCCGCGCATCCCGGAGCTGGAAATCGACGGACCGCTGCTGGTCGAGCACGGCGAGGATCTCGAGCTGACGGTCCGCATCACCTACGCCGGCGAACCCTACCCGGACGAGGAGATCGAGACCGCCCGCTTTCTCCTCTTCGACCGGGACGACCGGCTGGCGCTGAAAGGCGAGAGCGAGCCGGACGGCGACGGACAGTGGCGCATCCGCGTCCCCGCCGAGGCGCTGGAGACGCTGGGCACCGGAGCCAACAGCATGGAACTGGCCGTCACCTCACGAAGCGTGGCCCTGCCGGCATTCGCCACCCACGCCTTCGCCACCCTACCGGCCGGCGGCCCCGAAGCAGACAGCCAGGAGGAGGAGTAGCCGTGGCCAGCGCCGCCCCCGTCAGCCGCACCGCCTCCTTGCTCCGCGACCTCCGTCATCTTGGGGTTTTCACCGCCAAGCGGCTCATCGCCCTGCTGCTGACCGTGCTGATCGGTGTCTACCTGACCATCCTCATCGCCAACATGGGCGGGCAGGTGGATGAGCTGCGCATGGCCCAGATCCAGGGCGAAGTGGCCGAACAGGTCCGGGGAGACCCGGCCTTCCAGGACCTCGACTCGGAGGAGCGCGAGGAACTGATGCAGCGCCAGATCGACCTAGAGGTCGAGCGCCTGCGCCTGGACGAGCCGTTCATCGTGCGCAGCTTCGACTACCTGCGCGCGGCCATGACCCTCGACCTGGGGCGGGCGGAGCAGATGCACAGCGATGCCGGTTCCCGGCAGGTCTACAACATCATTGCCGAGCGCCTGCCGGCGACGCTGCTGCTCTTCGGCACCGCCAACCTGCTGGTGTTTTTCGTCTCGGTCTTCGCCGCGCTGTCGCTGTCACGACGCTACGGCAGCCGGCTGGACCAGACCGTGATCGGCCTGGCACCCACCTCGGCGGCGCCGGCGTGGTTCTACGGCATCTTCCTGATCCTGCTGCTTGCGTTCATCTTCCCGCTGCTGCCGTCCGGCGGCATGGTGGCGGTGCCGCCGCCGGAGGATCCGTGGGCCTATGCAGCCAGCGTGATCCGCCACATGGCGCTACCGGTGGCGGCGATGTTCATCGCCCAGATCTTCATATCGATCTACTCGTGGCGGACGTTCTTCCTCATCCACTCCAGCGAGGATTATGTGGAGATGGCCCGTGCCAAGGGTTTGCCCGACGCCCTGGTGGAGCAGCGCTACATCCTCCGGCCGACACTTTCGCCGATCATCACCAGCTTCCTGCTGATGCTCATCGGCCTATGGAGCGGTGCGATCATTCTCGAACAGGTCTTCAACTGGCCGGGCCTGGGCACGCTACTCTTCGAGGCCATCGGGCACCGTGACACGCCGGTCATCATCGGCTCGGTGGTCATCTTTGCCTACCTGCTGGCCGTGACCGTGTTCCTGCTGGACTTCCTCTACGCCATCCTGGACCCGCGGGTCCGCATCGACGGGGGGCAGGGATGATCCGCTGGCGCGATGGGCTCACCCAGGTACGACGCTACCCGTCCGCCGTGGCCGGGCTGCTGATCATCGCCATGCTGATCGCCACGGCCATCTATGCCGTGACCGCCATCCCCTACTCCGAGGCGCAGAAGCTCTGGCGCGGCGGCGACGCCTGGCAGGACCTGCCGGTCAACGCCAGCCCGGCGTGGACCGACCGGCTTCTCGGCGGGGATGCCCCGCGCACCATCACCGTCTCCAGCGAGGATGCGCCCACCGAGCGCCAGGATCTGGGCGCAGCACGGCTCGAGACAACCACCCTGGAGGTCGACTTCCCCTACGACGGCTTCCCCTCGGAGATCAATCTCTTCCTCGAGGCGGAGTTCGAGCAGGGCCAGCCCTTCACGCGGGTGCACTGGCGCACCCCGGACGGCGAGGAGATCCCCATCGACGCCCGCCGGGTGGGGGAGCGGGAGCGCTTCTCCATCTCCCAGGACCGGCAACTGGAGAGTCGGCTGGGCCGCGCGCCCCAGGTCGGCCTGTTCACCGACGCCGAGCCCGGAACCCCGGACCCGACAGTGCGCACCGGCACCTACGAGCTGGTTATCGAGACGGTGCACTTCGAAGAGTCCGCCCGGCTGCACGCCGAGCTGGTCGTCTACGGGCAGGTCCACGGCGCCTTCGGCACCGACCACCAGCGCCGCGACCTGGCCGTAGCCCTGCTCTGGGGCACGCCGGTCGCCCTCGCCTTCGGACTGCTCGCCGCCGTGGGCACCACAGTGACCACCCTGATCATCGCCGCCACCGGGGTCTGGTACGGGGGCTGGGTGGACGCCACCATCCAGCGGCTCACCGAGGTGAACATCATCCTGCCGCTGCTGCCGATCCTGGTGATGATCGGCACCCTCTATTCGACCAGCATCTGGCTGATGCTCGGCGTCGTCGTGGTGCTGGGCATATTCAGCGCCGGGATCAAGATGTACCGCTCGATGCTGCTGCCCATCCGTGAAGCGCCCTATATCGAGGCGGCGCGCGCCTATGGGGCCGGGGGCGGCCGGATCATCCTGCGCTACATGGTGCCGCGGATCCTGCCAGTGCTCATCCCCACCTTCGTCACCCTGATCCCCACCTACGTCTTCCTGGAGGCGTCGTTGGCGGTTCTCGGCCTGGGTGACCCGGTGCTGCCGACGTGGGGCAAGGTCCTGCACGATGCCCAGGCCCAGAGTGCGCTCTACCACGGCTTTTACTACTGGGTGCTGTCGCCGGCGACGCTGCTGATGCTCACCGGACTCGGCTTTGCCATGCTCGGCTTCGCCCTGGACCGGATCTTCAACCCGCGGCTGAGGAACCTCTGATGGCCGGTGCCCCGCTGCTCGAGATCGAGAACCTGCGCCTGGGCTACGCCACCGCGCGCGGCACCCTGTGGGCGGTGGACGGCGTGAACTTGGAGGTGCGCCGCAACGAGGCCCTGGCCGTGCTCGGCGAGTCCGGCTGCGGCAAGAGCTCGCTGGCGCGTACCCTGCTGCGCACGCTGCCGCGCAACGCCCATGCCCCCAGCGGCCAGATGCGCCTGGACGGACGCGACGTGCTCGGCCTTCCGGAGGAGCGCTTCCGCCGCGAAGTGCGTTGGGTGCGCATCGCCCTGGTCATGCAGGCGGCCATGAACGCCCTCAACCCGGTGGTGCGCGTCGGGGAACAGGTGGCTGAACCGCTGCGCGTGCACCACCGGCTGGGCCGGCGGGAGGCACACCGTCGCGCCGGCGCCGCCTTCGAGGAGGT encodes the following:
- a CDS encoding bifunctional 2-methylcitrate dehydratase/aconitate hydratase, with product MSGDIRSAQRPDPDAELVAIADYVSATDIDSAEAYQTARHCLMDSLACAMMALDYPACTKLLGPIVPGAEMRDGVVVPGTAYRLDPVQGAFNIGALIRWLDFNDTWLAAEWGHPSDNLGGILAAADYESRRRLARSETPLTMREVLTAAIKAHEIQGVLALENSFNRVGLDHVLLVRLATTAVTTRLLGGSREDVINAVSNAWIDGGALRTYRHAPNTGSRKSWAAGDASARGVRLALMSLTGEMGYPSALSAQGWGFQDVLFRGEPIRRSQAYASYVMEHVLFKISFPAEFHAQTAVEAALQLHAQVAPRLDEVDRVIIETQEAGVRIIDKTGPLNNPADRDHCLQYMVAVPLIFGRLTAADYEDAVAADSRLDALRERMEVTENEAFSRDYMDPDKRSIGNAVQVVFKDGSKTERIAVEYPIGHRRRRDEGIPVLEEKFRNAVSSRFAPRQAGAIEAALGEQQRLEQMPVHEFMDLWRV
- the prpC gene encoding bifunctional 2-methylcitrate synthase/citrate synthase, whose product is MTGKKTGAGLRGQSAGETALCTVGQEGTGLTYRGYDVRDLAAQCEFEEVAYLLLYGELPDRAQLEAYKRRLSGMRELPPAVKAVLEQIPRDAHPMDVMRTGCSMLGTLETETDFSQQAEVADRLLAVFPSIITYWYRYSHEGVRIDTDSDEDSIGAHFLYLLRGERPNALHKNVMHVSLILYAEHEFNASTFAARVCASTLSDMHSAITGAIGTLRGPLHGGANEAAMEMLEQWSSPEEARRELAGMLERKEKVMGFGHAVYTEVDPRNAVIKEWSRELAAEVGDETLFPVSEAVEQLMWDEKGLFANADFYHASAYRFMGIPTKLFTPIFVMSRHSGWAAHVMEQRAKNRIIRPSADYTGHHLRTVPPIDQR
- the prpB gene encoding methylisocitrate lyase, with protein sequence MTDQSSAGRRFRDAVTQEQPLQVVGAINAYSALLAERAGFQALYVSGAGVANASYGLPDLGITQLADVVEDVRRITDVTRAPVLVDIDTGFGGAFSVARTIRELTRAGAAAVHIEDQVQAKRCGHRPGKELVSTAEMVDRVRAAVDARPDPELVVMARTDARASEGLEAALERAEAYVEAGADMVFAEAMHSLEDIRTFTDRLSVPVLANITEFGKTPYFTVAQLREAGAGLVLYPLSAFRAMSRAAEEVYGAIRAEGTQEGMLDRMQTREELYEVLGYHDYERKLDELFGRDVRTGGEKR
- a CDS encoding YhdH/YhfP family quinone oxidoreductase; translation: MQEFTAWRVPESGREDQGGVVTLGAADLPAGDVLVRVAYSSVNYKDALALTGQGKILRRFPITPGIDAAGVVVESDSDDVKVGAQVLITGCGLGEVHDGGFAEYVRIPADWVVPLPGGLTPRQAMALGTAGFTAALALIRMEAAGQTPALGDVLVTGASGGVGSIAVDLFSNAGYRVVAVSGKKDAASYLHALGAAEVVSPEAIGLSERPLDRARFAGVVDNVGGPLLAGLLPQVEEYGNVASIGLAGGVKLETTVMPWILRGVSMLGVSSANCPRPLRLESWRRLGEDLRPQDPEGFVTREVELDGLRDAAEAMLARQVTGRTLVRVGGDAVA
- a CDS encoding ABC transporter substrate-binding protein, with product MAPRSYIPLAALALIAGAIATVLIIGEQRGADTDASNRGEPGDPAERRGALVDEIIFTEESDPGRLTALIEHGSHHLFTQGIDSATIFRQAQDSEQVDHFLSHGTAIELTLNPAAFEDEQRLNPFREPRIREALNRLIDRRHVAEELFGGLAVPRYLPINTAFPDYARLAETARSLELKYRHDPERAEATIAETMEALGAERREGRWYYADEPVTLTVLIRTEDNRERVGDYIANLMEDLGFTVERLYRTAEEASRIWMTGDPAAGRWHIYTGAWVSTVINRDIGDNFNYYYTPRGRPDPLWQAYEPTEAFSEAAERLERRDYTSVGERQELMEEGLTLAMENSARIWLADQLSVWPHAADLEVAGDLAGGLSGSQLWPFTLRFSDRVGGRVVAATPSMLTEPWNHVAGSNWIFDRMILRGLTDSAVLPDPFTGLYWPQRLDSAEVTVTEDAPVNRTLDWVSLETAETIEIPGDAWIDWDPEEQRILTVDDRHEDGLTARSRVVLHYEDDYLERRWHDGSQVSVADVVLPWILSFARADEDSPLFDPSHLPEFEVYQRNFRGWRITDTDPLTVEVYSDQVYPDAENLVAARIPAAQPWHVVNLGIQAERRGELAFSSSKADRMDVEWLNLVSGPSLEVLRGYLRAAAEAEQVPFEQALGEWLREGEAAERYRALDTWQQERGHFWVDDGPFYLHSVRPVEGSIVLRRYPDHPDPADKWLRFTDPRIPELEIDGPLLVEHGEDLELTVRITYAGEPYPDEEIETARFLLFDRDDRLALKGESEPDGDGQWRIRVPAEALETLGTGANSMELAVTSRSVALPAFATHAFATLPAGGPEADSQEEE
- a CDS encoding ABC transporter permease subunit; protein product: MASAAPVSRTASLLRDLRHLGVFTAKRLIALLLTVLIGVYLTILIANMGGQVDELRMAQIQGEVAEQVRGDPAFQDLDSEEREELMQRQIDLEVERLRLDEPFIVRSFDYLRAAMTLDLGRAEQMHSDAGSRQVYNIIAERLPATLLLFGTANLLVFFVSVFAALSLSRRYGSRLDQTVIGLAPTSAAPAWFYGIFLILLLAFIFPLLPSGGMVAVPPPEDPWAYAASVIRHMALPVAAMFIAQIFISIYSWRTFFLIHSSEDYVEMARAKGLPDALVEQRYILRPTLSPIITSFLLMLIGLWSGAIILEQVFNWPGLGTLLFEAIGHRDTPVIIGSVVIFAYLLAVTVFLLDFLYAILDPRVRIDGGQG
- a CDS encoding ABC transporter permease — its product is MIRWRDGLTQVRRYPSAVAGLLIIAMLIATAIYAVTAIPYSEAQKLWRGGDAWQDLPVNASPAWTDRLLGGDAPRTITVSSEDAPTERQDLGAARLETTTLEVDFPYDGFPSEINLFLEAEFEQGQPFTRVHWRTPDGEEIPIDARRVGERERFSISQDRQLESRLGRAPQVGLFTDAEPGTPDPTVRTGTYELVIETVHFEESARLHAELVVYGQVHGAFGTDHQRRDLAVALLWGTPVALAFGLLAAVGTTVTTLIIAATGVWYGGWVDATIQRLTEVNIILPLLPILVMIGTLYSTSIWLMLGVVVVLGIFSAGIKMYRSMLLPIREAPYIEAARAYGAGGGRIILRYMVPRILPVLIPTFVTLIPTYVFLEASLAVLGLGDPVLPTWGKVLHDAQAQSALYHGFYYWVLSPATLLMLTGLGFAMLGFALDRIFNPRLRNL